The Arachis duranensis cultivar V14167 chromosome 2, aradu.V14167.gnm2.J7QH, whole genome shotgun sequence genome has a window encoding:
- the LOC107475580 gene encoding dirigent protein 22-like: TTHPLTLFFFLLLSFYTFTSSATIEAEPAFGNPIDRKLLGQDKEPTLSHFRFYWQDIVGGPNATSIPIVQPIPKFNTSSSFGLVRVIDNALTIGPNLTSKIIGRAQGFYVSVSETELDLLMVESFVFYEGRYNGSTIDIVGRNVALNKVREIPVVGGSGVFRFAKGYAELRTLKFDAASGDIFVQYDVFVSHR, from the coding sequence ACCACACACCCCCttactcttttcttctttcttctcctctctttctACACCTTCACTTCCTCAGCCACCATAGAAGCCGAACCCGCTTTCGGAAACCCTATCGACCGAAAATTACTCGGCCAAGACAAAGAACCAACACTATCCCACTTCAGATTCTATTGGCAAGACATAGTTGGAGGACCAAACGCAACTTCAATCCCAATAGTTCAACCAATTCCAAAGTTCAATACAAGTTCCAGCTTTGGCTTGGTTAGGGTAATAGACAATGCTTTAACCATAGGCCCAAACTTAACCTCCAAGATTATTGGAAGAGCTCAGGGCTTCTATGTCTCGGTTTCGGAAACAGAGCTTGATCTTTTAATGGTGGAAAGCTTTGTATTCTATGAAGGGAGGTACAATGGAAGCACCATTGATATTGTTGGAAGGAACGTTGCTTTGAATAAAGTGAGGGAGATTCCTGTTGTTGGTGGAAGTGGGGTTTTTAGGTTTGCAAAAGGGTATGCTGAATTGAGGACTTTGAAATTTGATGCGGCTTCTGGGGATATTTTTGTTCAGTACGATGTTTTTGTTTCTCATCGTTGA
- the LOC107475411 gene encoding uncharacterized protein LOC107475411, translated as MGLHDEAEKVRTEAVISMPVMLFWSTLDISSPVIQKIEYIKRDNEKVKKLVPITLGLLSCLYGCRGATSGLHTDECLYGEVIVVFSNHVGDYFGVWFLLSILVPRMISKRTIDGAAIQCDTSLMIVTKNGDLKIAFVEV; from the exons ATGGGTCTGCATGATGAAGCTGAAAAAGTAAGAACTGAAGCTGTCATTTCTATGCCAGTGATGCTTTTCTGGTCTACTCTTGATATATCATCTCCTGTCATTCAAAAGATTGA GTACATAAAGAGAGATAATGAGAAGGTAAAGAAATTGGTTCCCATAACACTTGGTCTGTTGTCATGCCTTTATGGATGCAGAGGAGCTACCTCTGGCTTACATACAGATGAATGCCTTTATGGTGAAGTCATTGTTGTTTTCTCTAACCATGTTGGAGATTATTTTGGTGTCTGGTTTCTTCTGAGCATTTTGGTGCCAAGGATGATTAGCAAAAGAACCATAGATGGAGCTGCTATTCAATGTGATACAAGCCTGATGATTGTAACTAAGAACGGAGATTTGAAGATTGCTTTTGTTGAAGTCTGA